The Kineothrix sp. MB12-C1 genome includes a window with the following:
- the nagE gene encoding N-acetylglucosamine-specific PTS transporter subunit IIBC, whose protein sequence is MMKYLQRLGKSLMLPVACLPVAGIMLGLGYWIDPSGWGGNNVIAAFLCKAGSALIDNMALLFVIGVAVGMSDDNDGTSALAGIVSYLMIKTLLSPGAVEMFTGAEANVAFSKIDGNQFIGILTGLIGAGCYNKFKSTKLPDALSFFSGKRSVAIVTAGVTIVVSLILFFVWPIIYGALVAFGTAISSTGAVGVGLYGFFNRLLIPFGLHHALNSVFWFDAIGIADLYKFWGLGGYETSAAVIGETGQYMTGFFPVMMFGVPAGALAMYHTAKSNKKKVAAGLLGAAALCSFLTGVTEPFEFAFMFLSPVLYVIHALLTGIVCAITALLPVRAGFTFSGGFIDWVLCAKLPAAMNTWMILVIGAVVAVVYYIVFRFIIVKLDLKTPGREDDDAEADKKVVLSNDNFTEVATIVLEGIGGKENVTSLDNCITRLRFEVKDYTKVDEKKIKSAGVAGIMRPSKTSVQVIVGTKVQFVADEMKKML, encoded by the coding sequence ATGATGAAATATTTACAAAGACTTGGTAAGTCATTAATGCTTCCGGTTGCATGTCTTCCGGTTGCAGGTATTATGTTAGGACTTGGTTATTGGATTGACCCTTCAGGCTGGGGCGGCAATAACGTAATCGCTGCATTCCTTTGCAAAGCGGGTTCCGCTCTTATCGATAATATGGCACTTTTGTTTGTTATCGGTGTTGCAGTTGGTATGTCTGACGATAACGACGGAACATCTGCACTTGCAGGTATTGTTTCTTACTTAATGATCAAAACATTACTGTCTCCCGGTGCAGTTGAGATGTTCACCGGAGCGGAGGCTAATGTTGCTTTCTCCAAAATCGATGGAAACCAGTTTATCGGTATTTTAACAGGTTTAATTGGTGCTGGATGCTATAACAAGTTTAAGAGCACGAAACTGCCGGATGCGTTATCGTTCTTCAGTGGTAAACGAAGCGTAGCGATTGTTACAGCTGGCGTTACGATTGTTGTAAGTTTAATTCTGTTCTTTGTATGGCCGATTATTTACGGAGCACTCGTAGCTTTCGGTACAGCTATTTCCAGTACAGGAGCAGTTGGTGTTGGTCTTTACGGCTTCTTCAACAGATTATTGATTCCATTTGGTCTCCATCACGCATTGAACTCCGTATTCTGGTTTGATGCAATCGGTATTGCAGATCTCTATAAATTCTGGGGATTGGGAGGATATGAAACTTCAGCGGCAGTAATCGGTGAGACAGGTCAATATATGACAGGCTTCTTCCCTGTTATGATGTTCGGTGTTCCGGCAGGAGCTCTTGCAATGTATCATACAGCGAAATCCAATAAGAAGAAAGTAGCAGCCGGATTACTCGGTGCAGCAGCTCTTTGCTCCTTCTTAACCGGTGTTACAGAGCCTTTCGAATTCGCATTCATGTTCTTATCACCTGTACTTTATGTAATACATGCACTCTTAACAGGTATCGTATGTGCGATTACAGCACTTCTTCCTGTAAGAGCAGGATTTACCTTCAGCGGTGGTTTCATCGACTGGGTACTTTGTGCAAAACTGCCTGCAGCGATGAACACATGGATGATCCTTGTAATCGGTGCTGTTGTAGCAGTAGTTTATTATATCGTATTCCGTTTTATTATCGTTAAACTGGATCTTAAGACTCCGGGAAGAGAAGATGATGATGCGGAAGCGGATAAGAAAGTAGTTCTTTCCAATGATAACTTTACAGAAGTTGCAACCATCGTTTTGGAAGGTATTGGCGGAAAAGAAAACGTTACATCTCTTGATAACTGTATTACAAGACTTCGTTTCGAAGTTAAGGATTACACGAAAGTGGATGAGAAGAAAATTAAGTCAGCCGGTGTCGCAGGTATTATGAGACCGAGCAAAACATCCGTTCAAGTTATCGTTGGTACGAAAGTACAGTTTGTAGCGGATGAAATGAAGAAAATGTTGTAA
- a CDS encoding PRD domain-containing protein, protein MKIDKIINNNIISSKDVDNSELIVMGCGLGFGKKVGQSVDETKIEKIFKLDNKDSLKRFKELLKKLPLEYIQVSDEIISYAKGALGKELNENVYLTLTDHIGFAIDRFKEGMIFGNALFEEIKMFYPNEYTVGCHALYLIEKKTGIRLLDEEAASIAIHIVNAEFNSAVGVTFMLTQMLREMMEIIEQEIPTCKTESYQPDKLAINFKYLVHRMLTEQPEQSKGDEVLYDFVRTHCKREYELIRKVNDFIKDKYDCFMTEEESIYLTLNVKRISDLV, encoded by the coding sequence ATGAAGATAGATAAGATAATCAATAATAATATTATTTCATCCAAAGATGTCGATAATAGCGAGTTAATTGTTATGGGATGCGGCCTCGGCTTTGGCAAAAAAGTAGGACAAAGCGTGGATGAAACTAAGATTGAGAAGATTTTCAAATTGGATAACAAAGATAGTCTGAAGCGATTCAAAGAACTCCTGAAAAAGCTGCCTTTGGAATATATTCAAGTGTCGGATGAGATTATTTCCTATGCGAAAGGCGCGCTCGGTAAAGAACTGAATGAAAATGTATACTTGACATTGACGGACCACATTGGATTTGCAATCGATCGTTTCAAAGAAGGAATGATTTTCGGAAATGCTTTATTCGAAGAAATTAAGATGTTCTATCCCAATGAATACACGGTTGGTTGTCATGCACTTTACCTTATAGAGAAGAAGACCGGAATCAGACTATTGGATGAAGAAGCGGCTTCTATCGCAATACATATTGTTAACGCGGAGTTTAATTCAGCAGTCGGTGTTACTTTTATGCTAACACAGATGCTCCGTGAAATGATGGAAATTATTGAACAGGAAATACCCACATGTAAGACAGAATCTTACCAGCCGGATAAATTAGCGATTAACTTTAAATACTTAGTACATAGAATGCTCACGGAACAGCCGGAACAGAGCAAAGGGGATGAAGTTCTTTACGACTTTGTCAGAACTCATTGTAAAAGAGAATATGAATTAATTCGTAAAGTGAACGATTTTATTAAAGATAAGTATGATTGCTTCATGACGGAAGAAGAAAGTATTTATTTAACATTGAATGTAAAGCGCATCAGTGATTTAGTTTAA
- a CDS encoding PTS sugar transporter subunit IIA — MILHLFAEEILGKGVAIIPTDGKIYAPAAGVVTTIFPTGHAVGMTTRDGVELLIHVGIDTVALKGDGFIIHGKEEQKVEKGDLLIEADLDKIKAAGYEVITPVIVCNTDEYLDIIGHTDKEVSAGDDIISIKK; from the coding sequence GTGATCCTACATTTATTTGCCGAAGAAATATTAGGAAAAGGTGTTGCAATCATCCCGACGGACGGTAAGATATATGCCCCTGCTGCGGGAGTAGTTACGACGATATTTCCAACAGGTCATGCGGTTGGCATGACGACTAGGGATGGAGTAGAACTCCTCATCCATGTAGGTATCGATACAGTTGCATTAAAGGGCGACGGCTTTATCATTCATGGCAAAGAAGAACAGAAGGTGGAAAAAGGAGATTTATTAATAGAAGCAGATTTGGATAAGATCAAAGCAGCGGGTTATGAGGTAATTACTCCGGTTATCGTATGCAATACGGATGAATATCTTGACATTATTGGACATACAGATAAAGAAGTAAGTGCCGGGGATGACATTATAAGCATTAAGAAGTAA
- a CDS encoding diaminopimelate decarboxylase, protein MSKKPFVTKEMIEEIVKEYPTPFHIYDEKGIRENVKAVKEAFAWNEGFKEYFAVKATPNPYLIQILREYGCGCDCSSLTELMLSKAMGIVGEDIMFSSNVTPAEDYAYAQELGAIINLDDFTHIEFLEKTIGKLPETISCRFNPGGVFMMSNGIMDNPGDSKYGFTVEQMFEGFRILKEKGVKNFGIHAFLASNTVTNEYYPMLAKQLFEMAVQLEKETGADIKFINLSGGVGIPYQPDQIENDIREIGEGVRKVYEEVLVPVGMGDVAIYAEMGRFMMGPYGALVTKAIHEKHIYKEYIGVDACAVDLIRPAMYGSYHHLTVLGKEDEPCEYKYDVVGSLCENNDKFAVDRMLPKIDKEDYLFIHDTGAHGYSMGYNYNGKLKSAELLLKEDGSVKLIRRAETPADYFATFDGLDIYKELKKEF, encoded by the coding sequence ATGAGTAAGAAACCATTTGTTACAAAAGAAATGATAGAAGAAATTGTAAAAGAATATCCGACTCCTTTCCACATCTATGATGAAAAAGGAATTCGTGAAAATGTTAAGGCAGTGAAGGAAGCTTTCGCATGGAATGAAGGGTTTAAAGAATATTTTGCTGTAAAAGCAACACCTAATCCATATTTAATACAGATACTTAGAGAATACGGCTGTGGCTGTGACTGTTCTTCCTTAACTGAACTGATGTTGAGTAAAGCCATGGGAATCGTGGGAGAGGATATTATGTTTTCTTCCAATGTAACTCCGGCAGAAGACTATGCATATGCCCAAGAGTTAGGTGCAATTATCAACCTGGATGATTTTACGCATATTGAATTCCTGGAAAAAACAATCGGAAAGCTTCCGGAGACAATAAGCTGCCGATTCAATCCCGGTGGAGTATTCATGATGAGTAATGGCATTATGGATAATCCGGGTGATTCCAAATACGGTTTTACCGTGGAGCAGATGTTCGAAGGTTTCCGAATTCTGAAGGAAAAGGGTGTAAAGAATTTCGGCATTCATGCATTTCTTGCCAGCAATACAGTAACTAATGAATATTATCCAATGCTTGCGAAGCAGTTATTTGAAATGGCGGTGCAGTTGGAAAAAGAGACGGGAGCAGATATTAAATTTATCAACCTGTCAGGTGGTGTCGGCATCCCTTATCAGCCGGATCAGATAGAAAACGATATTCGTGAAATAGGTGAAGGGGTTCGTAAAGTATATGAAGAAGTTCTCGTACCAGTAGGTATGGGGGATGTGGCGATTTATGCGGAAATGGGACGTTTTATGATGGGCCCTTACGGTGCCTTGGTGACAAAGGCAATTCATGAGAAGCATATATACAAGGAATATATCGGAGTGGATGCGTGTGCTGTCGATTTGATACGTCCCGCTATGTATGGCTCTTATCATCATCTTACCGTTCTTGGAAAAGAAGATGAACCTTGTGAATACAAATATGATGTAGTAGGATCTTTATGTGAAAATAACGATAAATTTGCGGTGGACCGTATGCTGCCGAAAATCGATAAAGAGGACTATCTGTTTATCCACGATACAGGCGCTCATGGTTATTCGATGGGCTATAATTATAACGGAAAACTGAAATCGGCGGAATTACTTTTAAAAGAGGATGGAAGCGTAAAGTTAATTCGAAGAGCAGAGACGCCGGCAGATTATTTTGCGACCTTTGATGGGCTGGATATTTATAAGGAACTTAAGAAAGAATTTTAA
- a CDS encoding HPr family phosphocarrier protein produces MKEFKYTIKDELGIHARPAGLLVKVAAPFKSTITVDTGAKQADAKKIMAIMGAGAKKGMTVTCRADGPDEAEAIDALKKFFEANL; encoded by the coding sequence GTGAAAGAATTTAAGTACACAATTAAAGATGAATTAGGTATTCATGCAAGACCGGCAGGTTTATTGGTGAAGGTAGCAGCACCTTTTAAAAGTACCATTACGGTAGATACAGGGGCAAAACAGGCAGATGCAAAGAAAATCATGGCAATTATGGGTGCCGGAGCAAAGAAGGGGATGACTGTTACTTGCCGTGCGGATGGTCCTGATGAAGCGGAAGCCATCGATGCGTTGAAGAAATTTTTCGAGGCAAATCTATAA